One Halanaerobiales bacterium genomic region harbors:
- the mutS gene encoding DNA mismatch repair protein MutS, with protein MAELTPMMKQYKKLKKKYPDAILFFRLGDFYEMFFDDAKIAARTLDLALTSRNKGGGEKAPMAGIPAKSSENYIADLIETGHKVAICEQMEDPSESSGIVERDVIRVITPGTVIENELLEAKENNYLASIIVQEKKYGFSYIDISTGEFNLTEFNSIQKIWDEIDRIQPKEMIIDETLKEMDQYKRLKKDIDFLVNSKKNLNYKRAYNILTDHFEVNSLSGFGCEDLNIATIAAGEILTFLEETQKKILAHINRLNTYHLNQYMVLDSATRRNLELSTTIRQNKKAGSLLDIIDKTITSMGGRLIKKWVNQPLINKEKINNRLDAIEELKNNYMKLEKIINDLEGIYDLERILSKITYGSANARDLDSLRFSLTKLPQLKEDISDLSSSLFKKYQNEFDVLTDISKLLSSSIVEDPPVSLSEGGLIKKGYNEELDELRETRGEGKDWIAELQKKERKRTGISSLKVGFNKVFGYYIEVTNANLDKVPEDYERKQTLSNSERYIIPKLKEKEALVLGTEEKINDLEYDLFVEIRDQVGENINRIKKTASIISKIDVISSLAYIAVENNYNRPELKDNDVINIKNGRHPVVENMLDDVFVPNDSYLDKDENRFNIITGPNMSGKSTYMRQVALIVLMAQIGSFVPADNAEIGIVDRIFTRVGASDDLTTGQSTFMVEMNEVSNIVNNATEDSLIILDEVGRGTSTYDGVSIAWAVSKFINDPDRIGARTLFATHYHELTSLEEEFSGIKNSNVLVEEDEEGVHFLHKIVPGRANQSYGIEVARLAGLPKEIILNAENILMSLEKDNELENLKQEKRKEKSKKNQKEKKQMALFRSNDPIISKLEEKDVLDMTPMEAMNFIYELKKELKERERKDA; from the coding sequence GTGGCTGAATTAACACCAATGATGAAACAATATAAAAAACTAAAGAAAAAGTATCCAGATGCTATTTTATTTTTTAGATTAGGTGATTTTTATGAAATGTTTTTTGATGATGCTAAAATAGCAGCTAGAACTCTTGATTTAGCACTTACTTCAAGGAATAAAGGTGGTGGGGAAAAGGCCCCAATGGCTGGTATTCCTGCAAAATCTTCAGAAAATTATATTGCAGATTTGATAGAAACAGGTCATAAGGTTGCAATTTGTGAACAAATGGAAGATCCATCTGAATCTAGTGGTATTGTAGAAAGAGATGTTATCCGGGTAATAACACCTGGTACTGTTATTGAAAATGAACTTTTAGAAGCAAAAGAAAATAACTATTTAGCTTCTATAATAGTTCAAGAAAAAAAATATGGATTTTCTTATATAGATATTTCTACTGGAGAATTTAATTTAACAGAATTTAATAGTATACAAAAAATCTGGGATGAAATTGATAGAATACAACCAAAAGAAATGATTATTGACGAAACTTTAAAAGAAATGGATCAATATAAACGTCTAAAAAAAGATATTGACTTTTTAGTTAATTCTAAAAAGAATCTTAATTATAAAAGAGCTTATAATATTTTGACAGACCATTTTGAAGTTAATTCACTATCAGGTTTTGGTTGTGAAGATTTAAATATTGCAACAATAGCTGCTGGTGAAATATTAACATTTTTAGAAGAAACCCAAAAGAAAATATTAGCACATATTAATAGATTAAATACTTATCATCTAAATCAATATATGGTTTTAGATTCTGCTACAAGACGTAATCTTGAATTGTCTACAACAATAAGACAAAATAAAAAAGCGGGAAGTTTACTTGATATTATTGATAAAACTATTACTTCAATGGGAGGAAGACTAATAAAAAAATGGGTTAATCAGCCATTGATTAATAAAGAAAAAATTAATAATAGACTTGATGCTATTGAAGAATTAAAAAATAATTATATGAAATTAGAAAAAATAATAAATGATTTAGAGGGTATATATGATTTAGAAAGAATTTTAAGTAAAATTACTTATGGTAGTGCTAATGCTAGAGATCTTGATTCACTGAGGTTTTCTTTAACTAAATTACCACAATTAAAAGAGGATATTTCAGACCTTTCCTCTTCTTTATTTAAAAAATATCAAAATGAATTTGATGTTTTAACTGATATATCTAAACTTTTGTCTTCTTCAATTGTTGAAGATCCACCAGTTTCTTTAAGTGAAGGTGGTTTAATTAAAAAAGGATACAATGAAGAATTAGATGAACTAAGAGAAACTAGAGGTGAAGGTAAAGATTGGATTGCAGAATTGCAAAAAAAAGAAAGAAAAAGAACAGGAATTTCTTCATTAAAAGTTGGTTTTAATAAAGTTTTTGGGTATTATATAGAAGTAACTAATGCCAATTTAGATAAAGTTCCTGAAGACTATGAAAGAAAGCAAACATTATCAAATAGTGAACGTTATATTATACCTAAATTAAAAGAAAAAGAAGCCCTGGTATTGGGAACTGAAGAAAAAATTAATGATTTGGAATATGATCTTTTTGTGGAGATTAGAGATCAAGTAGGAGAAAATATAAATCGAATTAAAAAAACTGCATCTATTATAAGTAAAATTGATGTTATATCATCATTGGCTTATATAGCAGTTGAAAATAATTATAATAGACCGGAATTAAAAGATAATGATGTTATAAATATTAAGAACGGAAGACATCCAGTAGTAGAAAATATGTTGGATGATGTGTTTGTTCCAAATGATTCTTATCTTGATAAAGATGAAAATAGATTTAATATAATTACAGGTCCTAATATGTCAGGAAAGTCTACTTATATGAGACAGGTAGCTCTTATTGTACTTATGGCTCAAATAGGTAGTTTTGTTCCTGCTGATAATGCAGAAATTGGAATAGTTGATAGAATATTTACAAGAGTTGGAGCTAGTGATGATTTAACTACTGGTCAAAGTACATTTATGGTTGAAATGAATGAGGTCAGTAATATTGTTAATAATGCTACTGAAGATAGTTTGATTATTTTAGATGAAGTTGGACGTGGAACTAGCACTTACGATGGGGTAAGTATAGCCTGGGCTGTTAGTAAATTCATTAATGATCCTGATAGAATAGGAGCACGTACTTTATTTGCTACTCATTATCATGAATTAACAAGTTTAGAAGAAGAGTTTTCTGGAATTAAAAACTCAAATGTTTTAGTTGAAGAAGATGAAGAAGGTGTTCATTTTCTGCATAAAATCGTACCTGGTAGAGCTAATCAAAGTTATGGGATTGAAGTAGCCAGGCTAGCGGGATTACCTAAAGAAATTATTTTAAATGCAGAAAATATTTTAATGAGTCTTGAAAAAGATAATGAACTAGAAAATTTAAAACAAGAAAAAAGAAAAGAAAAATCAAAAAAGAACCAAAAAGAAAAAAAACAAATGGCTTTATTTAGGTCAAATGACCCTATAATATCAAAATTAGAAGAAAAAGATGTCTTAGATATGACTCCGATGGAAGCAATGAATTTTATTTATGAACTAAAAAAAGAATTAAAAGAAAGGGAAAGAAAAGATGCCTGA